The genomic segment CGTCCATAACCTTTTCTCCCTAAAAGTGTCTGAATCGTTGCAGTCTTTATTATCGTCAAAGTTAATCTGGGGAATATAGCAAAAATAGGAAAACTTTTGTTTTTTTGAAAAATGCAAGGCAGGTGGGGAATAAAAAAGATTTTTATCGGACGAAAAATTGATAAAAACAGATGAAAGCCAACCCCTGTTATGTTTTCATCGCGTCAATCTGAAGCAGGGCGATTGGGAGGAACAGAAAAACCGGCGCCCAAACCCAGATTTCCGGCCAGACCTGCCCTCCAATGCTTTCGGTGGCGAACAGTTTGCACAGAAAAACGGTCAGAAAACAGCCGAGTGTGGTCAGAAAGCTGATCAAGATGGCCGATTTTATTTCTTTGGGGTCTCGCCGAATCAGAACCGGAAGCGCCGCCATCAGAACAATCAGGTTCATAATTGGGTCCACAATCCTCGAATGCTTTTGGAGAATCAGTTCCGCCAAATCCGTTTTTCGCGTGCCCGGATAGTTCAGAAGTTCTTCAATCTGGCCGAAACTCAGCAGAGACTTGTACCCTTCCTGACGGCGAAGCCCGATGTCTTCCGGTCTCAGATTGCTGGCCAGAAAATCGATTGGCTCTACGGAGGTCAAAGAGGTAGGCCCTTCCTGTTCCGGCAGGACATTCATTCGCCGGCCGTGTTCCAGCACCCAGCCCTTCCGCGATGCATCATACACCGCTCGGGCGGCTTCCACTTGTCCGATAACCGTCCATCGCTGTCCGGACGCATCCTGCTGACGAAGGATGACAAAGGCATCCTCTACAGTTCGGGTGGATTCATTGTATTCCCGGCCGCAGAACAGATGACCCTCTGGAGAGCTGATAAACCAGAACGGAAAACGGCGGGGCTGGCCGATTTCATCCCGTCCCCGCGTCAAATCGCTCGCCAGCCGCGGAATCAGAAATTCTTCATCTGCTATCTGGAGCCCCATCAGCAGCACCGCCAGCAGCAGAATCGGTGCCAAAATGCGTTTGAGACTGATTCCGGAGGCCATTACGGCAATCAGCTCATTGTTTTTGGTCATTCGGGCCAGCGAAAAGACCGCTGCAATCACCGTAATCATCCCCGCCAGATGCCGAAACCACAGGGCTGTCTGCGGGCCGTAGTACGACAAAATGTGCCGCAGCAGCACGCCTTTTCCCTGTCCGGACTGTTCGACAAACTCGTCAAT from the Anaerohalosphaeraceae bacterium genome contains:
- a CDS encoding LptF/LptG family permease — translated: MKADRTMRLLDRYIAKNFLVGYFISFFVLIGMCITLDLFVNIDEFVEQSGQGKGVLLRHILSYYGPQTALWFRHLAGMITVIAAVFSLARMTKNNELIAVMASGISLKRILAPILLLAVLLMGLQIADEEFLIPRLASDLTRGRDEIGQPRRFPFWFISSPEGHLFCGREYNESTRTVEDAFVILRQQDASGQRWTVIGQVEAARAVYDASRKGWVLEHGRRMNVLPEQEGPTSLTSVEPIDFLASNLRPEDIGLRRQEGYKSLLSFGQIEELLNYPGTRKTDLAELILQKHSRIVDPIMNLIVLMAALPVLIRRDPKEIKSAILISFLTTLGCFLTVFLCKLFATESIGGQVWPEIWVWAPVFLFLPIALLQIDAMKT